One Deltaproteobacteria bacterium genomic region harbors:
- a CDS encoding thiamine pyrophosphate-binding protein codes for MMKRDEMLKAFARQRKDEIVVAVYMAAQELTHISPSDLNYTFVGAMGQGSSHALGLALGRPDKKVIVFDGDGSLLMNLGSLVTIGSQAPKNYIHCLCENGCYETNGSVPLPSAGKVRFAELAKTSGYKKTFEISELVDWQKQLPEILNAEGPVFVSLKVELGETYPENFARLYSTEYREKFRQNLARS; via the coding sequence ATGATGAAACGAGATGAGATGCTAAAAGCGTTTGCGCGTCAGCGCAAAGATGAAATCGTCGTCGCGGTCTATATGGCGGCGCAGGAGCTGACGCATATTTCGCCGAGCGATTTGAACTACACTTTTGTTGGAGCCATGGGCCAGGGCTCGTCGCACGCGTTAGGGTTGGCCTTGGGCCGGCCGGACAAGAAAGTCATCGTCTTCGACGGCGACGGCAGTTTGCTGATGAATCTCGGCTCGCTGGTGACCATCGGCAGTCAGGCGCCAAAAAATTATATTCATTGCCTATGCGAAAACGGCTGCTACGAAACCAATGGCTCGGTGCCGCTGCCGAGCGCCGGTAAAGTTCGCTTCGCCGAGTTGGCCAAGACCTCGGGCTACAAAAAAACTTTTGAGATTTCTGAGCTGGTGGATTGGCAAAAGCAGCTACCGGAAATTCTCAACGCAGAAGGTCCGGTGTTCGTCTCGCTCAAGGTCGAGCTGGGCGAAACCTATCCGGAAAATTTCGCCCGCCTTTACAGTACCGAGTATCGCGAGAAGTTCCGTCAGAATCTGGCGCGCAGCTGA
- a CDS encoding decarboxylase, with the protein MADYPLTAAAIKNEYKRAGIRFVVALPDRVTSHHLLKGLIADPDYKVVQVCKEDEGVSICAGLYAAGHKSVLMMQYTGFLDSINSIRGIAVEGKFPVCIVVGLLGKEPDVAPAQSKKYGVKIIEPICDVMGIEHCLVERDGDAPKIFSAIEKSFASSSPSAILIGREPR; encoded by the coding sequence ATGGCCGACTATCCTTTGACCGCTGCGGCGATCAAGAATGAATATAAACGCGCCGGCATTCGTTTTGTCGTCGCGCTGCCGGATCGGGTGACTAGCCATCATTTGCTCAAAGGCTTGATCGCCGATCCCGACTACAAAGTCGTTCAGGTGTGCAAAGAAGACGAAGGCGTGTCGATCTGCGCCGGACTCTACGCCGCCGGCCACAAGTCGGTGTTGATGATGCAGTACACCGGCTTTCTCGATTCCATCAATTCGATCCGCGGCATCGCTGTCGAAGGTAAGTTCCCTGTCTGCATCGTCGTCGGTCTGCTCGGCAAAGAGCCCGATGTGGCGCCCGCGCAGTCAAAAAAATACGGTGTCAAGATTATCGAGCCGATCTGCGATGTCATGGGCATCGAGCATTGCTTGGTCGAACGGGACGGCGACGCGCCGAAAATTTTTTCGGCAATTGAAAAATCGTTTGCTAGCTCGTCACCGAGCGCGATTTTAATCGGAAGGGAGCCGCGCTAG